Proteins from a genomic interval of Arvicola amphibius chromosome 14, mArvAmp1.2, whole genome shotgun sequence:
- the Gja5 gene encoding LOW QUALITY PROTEIN: gap junction alpha-5 protein (The sequence of the model RefSeq protein was modified relative to this genomic sequence to represent the inferred CDS: inserted 2 bases in 1 codon; deleted 9 bases in 6 codons), with amino-acid sequence MGDWSFLGEFLEEVHKHSTVIGKVWLTVLFIFRMLVLGTAAESSWGDEQADFRCDTIQPGCQNVCYDQAFPISHIRYWVLQIIFVSTTPSLGLHGHAMHTVRMQEKQKLRDAEKTKEARATGAYEYPVGRRQELSCWNEVEGKIVLRGTLLNTYVCTILIRTTMEVAFIVGQYLLYGIFLDTLHVCRRSPCPHPXHCYVSRPTEKNVFIVFMMAVAGCPLFLSLAELYHLGWKKIRQRFVKSRQGMDKQQLLGTSTSLTQRLTPPPGFNQCLNRAGEKYLGGLSNNMCSRKNPDTLAAEEVPDQEHISRGFNMQYSHKPEEPNGASPSHDLPPGYRADKRRLSKASSKARSDDLSV; translated from the exons ATGGGTGACTGGAGCTTCCTGGGGGAGTTCCTGGAGGAG GTCCACAAGCACTCCACGGTCATCGGCAAGGTCTGGCTTACCGTCCTGTTCATTTTCCGAATGCTGGTCCTAGGCACCGCTGCTGAGTCGTCCTGGGGAGACGAGCAGGCTGATTTTCGGTGCGATACCATTCAGCCTGGTTGCCAGAATGTCTGCTATGACCAAGCCTTCCCCATCTCCCACATTCGCTACTGGGTACTGCAGATCATCTTCGTATCTACGACGCCGTCTCTTGGTCTACATGGG CACGCCATGCACACAGTGCGCATGCAGGAAAAGCAGAAGCTGCGGGATGCGGAG AAAACCAAAGAGGCCCGTGCCACCGGTGCCTATGAGTACCCGGTGGGC AGAAGGCAAGAGCTGTCCTGCTGGAATGAAGTGGAAGGAAAGATTGTCCTCCGGGGCACTCTCCTCAACACCTATGTCTGCACCATTCTGATCCGC ACCACCATGGAGGTGGCCTTCATCGTGGGCCAGTACCTCCTCTACGGGATCTTCCTGGACACCCTGCACGTCTGCCGCAGGAGTCCCTGTCCTCACCC TCATTGTTACGTCTCGCGGCCCACAGAGAAGAACGTCTTCATTGTCTTTATGATGGCCGTGGCTGGG TGTCCTCTCTTCCTCAGCTTGGCAGAACTCTACCACCTGGGCTGGAAGAAGATCCGACAGCGCTTTGTCAAGTCCCGGCAGGGGATGGATAAGCAGCAGCTTCTTGGCACCTCCACAAGCCTAACCCAGAGACTCACTCCTCCCCCTGGCTTCAACCAGTGCCTGAACAGAGCAGGCGAGAAGTACTTGGGGGGCTTAAGTAATAATATGTGTTCCCGGAAGAATCCAGACACTCTGGCTGCAGAGGAAGTGCCGGACCAGGAGCATATTTCTCGAGGTTTCAACATGCAATATAGCCACAAACCCGAGGAGCCCAATGGAGCCTCTCCGAGCCACGACCTTCCTCCGGGCTACCGTGCTGACAAGCGCCGCCTTAGCAAGGCCAGCAGCAAAGCAAGGTCAGATGACCTGTCAGTGTGA